The following proteins are co-located in the Maridesulfovibrio sp. genome:
- the pelG gene encoding exopolysaccharide Pel transporter PelG, whose translation MAGIGFELRKMLRGDSFLSEVSAYLYAAMVSSGPWLMSVLCLAVLGLYSYSGFSRMDQDIFRTTIVYVYAFTLIYVGYIQLVVTRYLADRFYLGDEKVTLTAFFTSALVVLAAGAVIGVGGIWFFELSFTYKIIAVILFLVVAMIWLTMIFLSAVKDFRSIVQAFAVGTMCSVGSAFILYPLFGLEGYLLGYTLGQSVIFFWLLARLLAEFPPGRVWDSAMFSYFIKYWELALIGMFFNLAIWVDKIMFWFAPDSRMVVPYLRTHDMYEGPIFFAYLTIVPTLAIFLVKIETKFYEHYHDYFAKIISKEDLSSILQEKKGMIKMLKESLREILIVQGTLTMLCIFMAPEFVDLVGLSPLQQPLLQIALVGSLLQVMLSVAVIILFYFDQRKEVLTVTIAFLLSNIGLTWLSMQLGFTFYGFGYCYSCFIALMVAYYLVSKSVRDLEYITFSSQPLF comes from the coding sequence ATGGCTGGAATAGGATTTGAACTGAGAAAAATGCTGCGCGGAGACAGCTTCCTTTCCGAAGTTTCCGCTTATTTGTATGCGGCAATGGTTTCATCCGGGCCTTGGCTTATGAGCGTTCTCTGCCTTGCCGTGCTGGGGTTATATTCTTATTCAGGTTTTTCCCGGATGGATCAGGATATTTTCCGGACAACTATTGTTTATGTCTATGCTTTCACTCTTATTTACGTAGGGTATATCCAGCTGGTGGTTACCCGTTACCTTGCCGACCGTTTTTATCTGGGGGATGAGAAGGTAACCCTGACCGCTTTCTTTACCAGTGCTCTTGTTGTGCTTGCTGCCGGGGCAGTAATAGGTGTTGGGGGCATTTGGTTCTTTGAGCTGAGCTTTACGTACAAGATCATTGCGGTAATTCTTTTTCTTGTCGTGGCTATGATCTGGCTGACCATGATTTTTCTTTCAGCAGTTAAGGATTTCCGGTCCATTGTGCAGGCCTTCGCAGTGGGGACCATGTGCAGCGTGGGGAGTGCTTTCATACTTTATCCGCTGTTTGGTCTTGAGGGATATTTGCTGGGTTACACCTTGGGGCAGTCGGTCATTTTTTTCTGGCTCTTGGCCCGTCTGCTTGCGGAGTTTCCCCCGGGCAGGGTCTGGGATTCCGCAATGTTTTCATATTTTATTAAATATTGGGAACTGGCCTTGATCGGCATGTTTTTCAACCTCGCAATCTGGGTAGACAAAATCATGTTCTGGTTTGCACCGGACTCCAGAATGGTGGTGCCTTACCTGCGCACCCATGACATGTATGAAGGTCCTATCTTTTTTGCTTACCTGACCATTGTGCCTACCTTAGCCATTTTTCTGGTTAAAATTGAAACAAAGTTCTACGAGCATTATCACGACTATTTTGCAAAAATAATATCCAAGGAAGACCTTTCCAGTATTTTGCAGGAAAAGAAGGGCATGATCAAAATGCTCAAGGAAAGCCTGCGTGAGATTTTGATTGTACAGGGAACATTGACAATGCTTTGTATTTTTATGGCTCCTGAGTTTGTTGATCTGGTTGGCCTTTCTCCTTTGCAGCAGCCTCTTTTGCAAATTGCTTTGGTTGGTTCCCTATTGCAGGTCATGCTTTCTGTAGCTGTGATTATTTTGTTTTATTTTGATCAGCGTAAGGAAGTATTGACGGTAACCATTGCCTTTCTGCTAAGCAACATCGGACTGACCTGGCTGAGCATGCAGCTTGGTTTTACCTTTTACGGTTTTGGCTATTGCTATTCATGTTTTATTGCTTTGATGGTTGCCTATTACCTTGTTTCAAAAAGTGTTCGTGATCTGGAGTATATAACTTTTTCAAGTCAGCCATTGTTCTGA
- a CDS encoding HDOD domain-containing protein, whose translation MPRTFSSDAEPWDGIKPGGPADFLKGPIVLPSLPQIQIQLQEVIDNPESTISDLAKIISKEPKLCAAVMRLANSGLYKIEGEVDTPSKALKILGFKKAGGLALGTASLSLFKRTDKAVLDLEKFWKHSIACGVVAQEIAVTAELGDPERFFAGGLMHDIGLHVIFESNYSMGVELFKLANSDGYNLYKAEHEMLGFNHADMGGFILEKWKFPRQLIAAAGGHHNPRKIESDPDAMVIHVADFIAQALGYELGISPVIGFIDRTAWDKIGITAEQLMELLPEIQRLIDNVLLILKE comes from the coding sequence TTGCCTAGGACATTTTCATCTGATGCTGAGCCATGGGATGGAATAAAGCCTGGAGGTCCCGCAGATTTTCTTAAAGGGCCTATTGTCTTACCTTCATTGCCGCAGATTCAAATTCAATTGCAGGAAGTAATAGATAACCCTGAAAGTACTATCAGTGACCTAGCTAAGATAATCAGCAAGGAACCCAAGTTGTGTGCTGCGGTTATGCGTCTGGCTAACAGCGGGCTCTACAAAATTGAAGGGGAAGTCGACACTCCGTCTAAGGCGTTAAAAATACTTGGCTTTAAAAAAGCTGGCGGACTTGCCCTTGGTACTGCGTCCTTGAGTTTGTTTAAACGTACTGACAAGGCGGTCCTTGATCTGGAAAAATTCTGGAAGCATTCCATTGCCTGCGGTGTTGTTGCACAGGAAATTGCTGTGACTGCCGAACTTGGTGATCCAGAGCGTTTTTTTGCAGGTGGATTGATGCATGATATCGGCCTGCACGTAATATTTGAAAGTAATTATAGTATGGGGGTCGAGCTTTTCAAATTGGCCAACAGCGATGGATATAATCTTTACAAGGCTGAGCATGAGATGCTCGGTTTTAACCATGCTGATATGGGCGGTTTTATTTTAGAGAAATGGAAATTCCCCCGACAATTGATAGCTGCCGCTGGTGGGCACCATAATCCGCGTAAAATTGAGAGTGATCCTGATGCAATGGTTATTCATGTGGCGGATTTTATAGCTCAGGCACTCGGTTATGAATTGGGTATTTCTCCGGTAATCGGTTTTATTGATAGGACAGCATGGGATAAGATCGGTATTACAGCTGAACAGCTGATGGAGTTGCTGCCCGAGATACAAAGATTAATAGATAATGTTCTTTTGATCTTAAAAGAGTAA
- a CDS encoding rhodanese-like domain-containing protein, translated as MYFKQLTTEGLGCYSYVIGCPAAGEMVIVDPRRDVQEYLDISREEGMKITRVINTHVHADHVGGEQELKSIVGAELFIHENADVGYKHTPIKEGDSFIVGAAKLDFLYTPGHTPNAISILVTDTMRGNEPWMILTGDLLFVGDIGRPDLPGNEILDEQVANLYDSLYIKLGKLPDYLEVYPAHGQGSLCGKGMSAKPSSTLGYERRYNPMLQFKTFEDFKAKVLESFPSRPKSFTHIINTNFEGAPLLERCPLDRAMNPEKFRQMIDQGCTVIDVRDAAGFGGFHIPGSINIGLEKQLANWVGMAVEPNSDLLLVVNSKEDYDRMCTELHRIGYDRIFGYLHGGIAAWLMAGYPVENLAQKSTEQLHDAIAENKTFTLLDVRTPAEWNNGHIKGAIHKPFAKVLEEGIDVDKDSPVIVMCGSGYRSNIVGSYLQGNGFTQVCSLAGGAIAWSRSGYGLE; from the coding sequence ATGTACTTCAAACAACTAACAACAGAAGGACTGGGCTGCTATTCATACGTTATCGGCTGCCCGGCCGCAGGTGAAATGGTCATAGTAGATCCGCGCAGGGATGTTCAGGAATATCTGGATATTTCGCGCGAGGAAGGCATGAAAATCACACGGGTCATCAACACTCATGTTCATGCCGACCATGTAGGCGGTGAACAGGAACTTAAATCTATCGTCGGTGCAGAACTGTTCATCCACGAAAATGCCGATGTAGGGTATAAACACACCCCCATCAAAGAAGGAGACTCCTTCATCGTCGGGGCGGCAAAATTGGATTTCCTCTACACCCCCGGCCATACACCTAACGCCATTTCCATTCTGGTTACTGACACCATGCGTGGAAATGAACCTTGGATGATTCTCACCGGTGACCTGCTTTTCGTAGGCGACATTGGACGCCCAGACCTCCCGGGAAATGAAATTCTCGATGAACAGGTAGCCAACCTCTATGACAGTTTGTACATAAAACTTGGCAAACTTCCGGATTATCTGGAAGTTTATCCAGCCCACGGTCAGGGGTCACTCTGCGGTAAAGGAATGAGCGCCAAACCGAGCAGTACCCTTGGATATGAACGACGCTACAACCCCATGCTGCAGTTCAAAACCTTTGAAGATTTTAAAGCCAAGGTGTTGGAATCATTTCCCAGCCGCCCGAAATCCTTCACCCACATTATCAATACCAACTTTGAAGGAGCTCCTTTACTGGAACGCTGTCCGCTTGACCGGGCCATGAATCCTGAGAAGTTCAGACAGATGATTGATCAGGGGTGTACGGTAATTGATGTACGCGATGCTGCCGGATTCGGAGGATTCCATATTCCTGGAAGCATCAACATCGGCCTTGAAAAACAACTCGCCAACTGGGTGGGGATGGCGGTGGAACCGAATTCCGACCTGCTGCTGGTGGTTAATTCCAAAGAAGATTACGACCGGATGTGCACGGAACTGCACCGTATCGGTTATGATCGGATTTTCGGTTACCTGCACGGTGGAATTGCCGCCTGGCTCATGGCTGGATATCCGGTTGAAAATCTGGCCCAGAAATCAACTGAACAATTGCATGATGCAATAGCTGAAAACAAAACATTCACCCTGCTTGATGTGCGCACCCCCGCCGAGTGGAACAATGGTCACATCAAGGGAGCAATTCATAAACCCTTCGCTAAAGTACTTGAAGAAGGAATTGATGTAGACAAGGACAGTCCTGTCATCGTCATGTGCGGATCAGGATACCGTTCAAACATTGTCGGCAGCTACCTCCAAGGGAACGGATTTACACAGGTCTGCTCACTTGCAGGCGGAGCAATAGCCTGGTCCCGCTCAGGATACGGGCTGGAATAA
- the pelF gene encoding GT4 family glycosyltransferase PelF — protein MSSDKQYDVCLLLEGTYPFVAGGVSTWIHNLIKGMPELTFTAVCILASSKEKAEYRYEVPDNFVDPKIVYLHDPIEISRSIFKRISAKDMEKLRKFHYRMDRNDISMMKEMVELFRDGKFPLSELMHGKRPWDLLVERYKPEGNEESFIDYFWTFRFTHLPIFKMLPLDLPNAKVYHTISTGYAGLLGVVARVMTGRPLLLTEHGIYVKERKIEISQAEWVYRKEDERMRIQSKLGAFQTFWIRMFEQLARLCYDYSSAIYTLYEGNRQLEIQEGADPDKIRVIPNGISLDNFLGLKPADHDYMGQTEFAVGFVGRVVPIKDVKTFLRAIKIVAIKIENLKVYIMGPTEEDKEYYEECVNLVRLLNLEDVVEFTGKVRVTDYLPKLDLIVLTSISEAQPLVIMEANCAGVPAVASDVGSCRELLEGRTVADQALGPSGIVTKVADPVSTGEAILKILTSPILRSKMSKAGIERVKTFYKESDLNETYLNIYKDYMAMDDLE, from the coding sequence ATGAGCTCGGATAAGCAATATGATGTCTGCCTGCTTCTTGAGGGCACTTATCCTTTTGTGGCCGGAGGTGTCTCCACATGGATTCACAACCTGATTAAGGGTATGCCGGAGCTGACCTTTACTGCGGTTTGTATTTTAGCCTCATCCAAGGAAAAAGCAGAATATCGCTACGAAGTTCCTGATAACTTTGTTGATCCGAAGATTGTTTATCTTCATGATCCGATTGAAATATCCCGGAGCATTTTCAAGAGGATTTCCGCAAAGGATATGGAGAAGCTCAGAAAATTTCATTACCGTATGGATCGTAATGATATTAGTATGATGAAGGAAATGGTTGAATTGTTCCGTGATGGTAAATTCCCCCTTTCAGAACTTATGCACGGTAAAAGGCCTTGGGATTTACTAGTGGAGCGCTACAAGCCCGAGGGCAATGAAGAGTCATTTATCGATTATTTCTGGACGTTTCGTTTTACTCATTTGCCTATCTTCAAAATGCTGCCACTCGATTTGCCTAATGCTAAAGTTTATCACACTATTTCTACAGGGTATGCGGGCCTTCTCGGGGTTGTTGCCCGTGTTATGACCGGGCGTCCGTTGCTGCTCACCGAGCACGGTATTTATGTTAAAGAACGCAAAATTGAAATTTCTCAGGCAGAGTGGGTATACCGTAAGGAAGATGAGCGGATGCGCATTCAAAGCAAACTTGGTGCGTTCCAGACTTTCTGGATAAGGATGTTCGAACAACTGGCCAGACTGTGTTATGATTACTCTTCGGCTATTTATACCCTTTACGAAGGGAATAGGCAGCTTGAGATTCAGGAGGGGGCTGATCCGGACAAAATCAGGGTGATTCCCAATGGTATCAGTCTTGATAATTTTCTGGGACTCAAGCCTGCTGACCATGACTACATGGGTCAGACTGAGTTTGCCGTAGGTTTTGTGGGGCGTGTGGTACCTATCAAAGACGTTAAGACATTTTTGCGTGCTATCAAGATAGTGGCAATTAAGATCGAGAATCTTAAGGTTTATATCATGGGGCCCACTGAGGAGGATAAGGAGTATTACGAAGAATGTGTTAACCTTGTTCGACTGCTGAACCTTGAGGATGTTGTGGAATTTACCGGAAAGGTCCGGGTTACGGATTACCTGCCTAAGCTTGATTTAATTGTGTTGACCAGCATCAGTGAGGCGCAGCCCTTGGTTATTATGGAGGCGAACTGTGCAGGCGTTCCGGCTGTTGCCTCGGATGTAGGTTCCTGCCGGGAACTTCTGGAAGGGCGTACCGTAGCCGATCAGGCGCTGGGACCATCCGGAATAGTAACTAAAGTTGCGGACCCGGTCAGCACCGGGGAGGCGATCCTGAAAATTTTAACCAGCCCGATCCTGCGCAGCAAGATGTCGAAAGCGGGAATTGAACGGGTGAAGACATTTTACAAAGAGTCGGATCTCAACGAGACCTATTTGAATATTTACAAAGATTATATGGCAATGGATGATCTGGAGTAG
- a CDS encoding desulfoferrodoxin family protein, protein MNSRRKFMAMSAAATAAILMPVTNAAAEKSRRYPSNIIYTQKDPGVWSKKAATHLPQVEVKNGKVIISTLHPMTKEHYIVRHTLVDADGNVIGAKTFANTDEKAVSRFALPAGSKGKKFFATSFCNKHDFWVTPVTL, encoded by the coding sequence ATGAATTCAAGAAGGAAATTCATGGCTATGTCTGCCGCAGCTACTGCAGCAATCCTGATGCCTGTAACCAATGCCGCTGCTGAAAAAAGCCGCAGGTATCCATCCAACATTATCTATACGCAGAAAGATCCCGGCGTATGGAGCAAAAAAGCAGCGACCCATCTGCCGCAGGTTGAAGTAAAAAACGGCAAGGTCATTATCAGCACACTTCATCCAATGACAAAAGAACACTATATCGTCCGCCACACATTGGTAGATGCTGATGGTAATGTTATCGGTGCAAAAACCTTTGCCAATACTGATGAAAAGGCTGTCTCCCGCTTCGCACTACCGGCCGGCAGCAAAGGGAAAAAATTCTTTGCAACCAGCTTCTGTAATAAACATGATTTCTGGGTAACTCCGGTAACCTTGTAA
- a CDS encoding HDOD domain-containing protein: MQEIDQTTTLNQQVKDAAIKYVRHLFSQADDSDFIRLLKKEAFKNVYKKMIVEPDEFMPQPRPADIEPWTGPKPDSPKDFLKSKLVLPSLPQVLVEIQKVVKDPDSSADDLAAVINKDPKLVAAILRLANSAMYNFRTEVDTTSRAVALLGFRQASSLALGTVSLSLFKRSDGPQVLKVEKFWKHAIACGVVAQEIAKMAGFHDSERFFVAGMLHDIGIYVIFESNKSLGLEVYELARKNGNSLYDAEMELLGFSHAALGGVILQDWNFPKSLVVAAAAHHNPDKAKEDPDAGIIHVADFISRALGYHLGLSPVLGVLDHEIYESFGVSGEMFIDMIPEVQKLIDEIFEILNPA; encoded by the coding sequence ATGCAAGAAATTGATCAGACTACAACGCTTAATCAGCAGGTTAAAGATGCCGCGATTAAATATGTGAGACATCTTTTCAGTCAGGCTGATGATTCTGATTTTATTCGTCTTTTAAAAAAAGAAGCATTTAAGAATGTTTACAAGAAGATGATTGTTGAGCCTGATGAATTTATGCCCCAGCCTCGTCCTGCTGATATTGAGCCATGGACGGGACCAAAGCCTGATAGCCCAAAAGATTTTTTAAAATCAAAGTTGGTTCTTCCGTCTTTACCTCAGGTTTTGGTGGAAATTCAGAAAGTGGTTAAAGATCCTGACAGTTCCGCAGATGATCTGGCTGCAGTCATTAATAAGGATCCAAAATTGGTGGCGGCTATTTTGCGTCTGGCAAACAGTGCCATGTATAATTTTCGTACTGAGGTGGATACTACTTCACGAGCTGTCGCTCTATTGGGTTTCAGGCAAGCCAGTTCTCTTGCACTTGGGACTGTTTCTCTCAGTCTTTTTAAACGGAGTGATGGACCTCAGGTTCTGAAAGTTGAGAAATTTTGGAAACATGCCATAGCCTGCGGTGTAGTTGCGCAGGAAATAGCTAAGATGGCCGGATTTCATGATTCTGAGCGTTTTTTTGTTGCCGGAATGTTACATGATATCGGGATTTATGTTATTTTTGAAAGCAATAAGAGCCTTGGTCTTGAAGTGTATGAGTTAGCTCGCAAAAACGGTAACAGCCTCTATGATGCCGAGATGGAACTGCTTGGCTTTAGTCATGCTGCATTAGGCGGTGTTATTCTTCAGGATTGGAATTTTCCTAAGTCCTTAGTGGTTGCAGCTGCAGCCCACCATAATCCTGATAAGGCCAAGGAAGATCCGGATGCCGGAATAATTCATGTGGCTGATTTTATTTCCAGAGCATTGGGATACCATCTGGGCTTGTCCCCCGTACTTGGCGTGCTGGATCATGAAATCTACGAAAGCTTTGGCGTCAGTGGGGAAATGTTCATCGACATGATTCCTGAAGTGCAGAAGCTGATTGATGAAATTTTTGAAATTCTGAATCCTGCTTAA
- a CDS encoding GAF domain-containing protein → MFKVKAAAKKYKLSKYYEVLLGLIAITAANLIFFRQDPGFISVSPHPYWIVVLLTASRYGFAGGLFSGIMTAIFFVVFKSLSIPDIELIDFRSLAMWGKPILFFLVGIVLGETRQLHIKEYNGVCEERDAYHDAFDKIKVKYDILSEAKQELDSKILSQESTLGTLYEAAQGLRTLSIDSIYPAVLEILREFMDVEECSIYLLDGTEFRLDTALRHGKSYLPEVVPWGESLMSIAAAQKKAVSIREIASTDSMPSGIIISAPILADNNQHVVGVLNVEKMPFLKFTSDSVRVAGLVADWCGSSVENATVFAETKEKLIADEITDAYTYDYFLRRLREEFVRARRYELDLSLIMLEFPGLSNASDEGRDEVLMAFSMILKNQIREIDILFISDEPGAFYLILPTTPTAGARVVVNNLLSSFKALSVMAFETDQNLVELRAGVAGYTLGMEDPEELVKNVKEDMVSVLFAE, encoded by the coding sequence ATGTTTAAAGTCAAAGCAGCAGCCAAGAAATATAAGCTTTCAAAATACTATGAAGTCCTGCTCGGATTGATCGCCATAACTGCGGCCAACCTTATATTTTTTCGACAGGATCCGGGATTCATTTCTGTTTCACCACATCCATACTGGATCGTGGTTCTGCTGACAGCTTCCCGCTATGGATTTGCCGGAGGGCTTTTTTCCGGAATTATGACCGCAATCTTTTTTGTAGTTTTCAAAAGCCTGTCCATTCCTGATATTGAACTGATTGATTTCAGGAGCCTTGCCATGTGGGGTAAACCAATCCTTTTCTTTCTAGTGGGGATTGTTCTTGGTGAGACTCGTCAGCTGCATATCAAGGAATACAATGGTGTCTGCGAAGAAAGGGACGCCTATCACGATGCTTTTGACAAGATCAAAGTCAAGTATGACATACTGAGCGAAGCCAAGCAGGAATTGGACAGCAAGATTCTTTCGCAGGAAAGCACGCTGGGTACTCTTTATGAAGCTGCTCAGGGATTGCGTACTTTGAGTATAGACAGCATTTATCCGGCAGTGCTGGAAATTCTGCGCGAGTTCATGGATGTGGAGGAATGTTCGATTTATCTGCTGGACGGAACTGAATTCCGGCTCGATACCGCTTTAAGGCATGGTAAGAGTTATTTACCTGAAGTTGTTCCATGGGGCGAAAGCTTGATGAGCATTGCTGCTGCCCAGAAGAAAGCTGTCTCCATCCGTGAGATTGCCAGCACTGATAGCATGCCCAGTGGTATAATCATTTCCGCCCCTATTCTGGCTGATAACAATCAGCATGTGGTCGGAGTATTGAATGTTGAGAAGATGCCTTTTCTCAAATTCACCAGCGATTCTGTGCGTGTTGCCGGGCTGGTTGCAGACTGGTGCGGAAGTAGTGTTGAAAATGCCACAGTCTTTGCGGAGACCAAAGAGAAGCTCATTGCTGATGAAATCACTGACGCCTATACCTATGATTACTTCCTGCGCAGACTGCGGGAGGAATTTGTACGGGCTCGCCGTTATGAACTGGATTTGTCCTTGATCATGCTTGAATTTCCGGGCCTTTCTAATGCCTCTGATGAAGGACGTGACGAAGTTCTCATGGCTTTCAGTATGATCCTTAAAAATCAGATTCGTGAAATCGATATCCTGTTTATCAGTGATGAACCGGGGGCTTTTTATCTGATCCTGCCAACCACACCTACCGCTGGAGCGCGGGTGGTGGTCAATAACCTGCTTAGTTCTTTCAAGGCCCTTAGTGTGATGGCCTTTGAAACAGACCAGAATCTTGTGGAGCTTCGTGCCGGTGTGGCTGGCTACACTTTGGGTATGGAAGATCCTGAAGAACTGGTTAAGAATGTGAAAGAGGATATGGTTAGTGTACTTTTTGCGGAGTAG
- a CDS encoding NAD-dependent epimerase/dehydratase family protein, translated as MKKTCLVTGCAGFIGSHLTQSLLDAGHFVLGVDNFASGYVHNMDGFIDNAGFTFYERSIAEEGLLAELKQAHPDLDVVFQLAAVVSVPYSVEHPELTMQINFEANRDMLDTAKDLGISSFVFAGSAAEYGNEDRLPVKEEYAQDAEQLSPYGIAKYKSSAYIEDSGYGCSLRFFNIFGPRQDPTSQYSGVISRFVDFGLAGKNMVIFGDGEQTRDFLYVSDVVTAYLIAAGLDEQGRGPLTGIYNVGTGLGRSVHELATVVAGLTSAPEGIDFKPERAGDIRHSRADISKIAAEGFKAEVAFEKGLARTVDWAMKSKS; from the coding sequence ATGAAGAAGACTTGTCTTGTTACCGGATGTGCTGGTTTTATAGGTAGCCATTTGACACAGAGTCTGCTTGATGCTGGACATTTCGTTTTGGGGGTTGATAATTTTGCCAGTGGCTATGTGCATAATATGGATGGTTTTATCGATAATGCTGGATTTACATTTTATGAAAGGTCTATAGCCGAAGAAGGCTTACTGGCGGAATTAAAACAAGCTCACCCTGATTTGGATGTTGTTTTTCAGTTGGCTGCTGTTGTCAGTGTTCCATATTCTGTGGAGCATCCTGAATTAACTATGCAGATCAACTTTGAAGCCAACCGGGATATGCTTGATACCGCAAAGGATCTTGGAATTTCCAGTTTCGTCTTTGCTGGCTCTGCAGCAGAATATGGTAATGAAGACCGGCTTCCGGTTAAGGAAGAATATGCTCAGGATGCTGAACAGTTAAGCCCTTATGGTATAGCTAAATACAAATCTTCGGCGTATATTGAAGATTCCGGCTATGGCTGTTCATTGCGTTTTTTTAATATTTTCGGCCCGCGTCAGGACCCGACCAGCCAGTATAGCGGCGTTATTTCCCGTTTTGTGGATTTCGGATTGGCCGGGAAAAACATGGTCATCTTCGGGGATGGGGAGCAGACAAGGGATTTCCTCTATGTTTCCGATGTGGTTACTGCATATTTAATCGCTGCCGGTCTTGATGAGCAGGGCCGGGGGCCGTTGACCGGGATTTATAATGTAGGAACCGGGCTGGGCCGATCTGTACATGAGCTTGCCACAGTTGTCGCTGGCTTGACCTCTGCGCCGGAAGGGATCGATTTTAAGCCCGAACGAGCAGGGGACATCAGGCATTCCCGTGCTGATATTAGTAAAATTGCAGCAGAAGGTTTTAAGGCCGAAGTAGCTTTTGAGAAAGGTTTGGCACGAACTGTTGATTGGGCCATGAAATCTAAGTCCTAA
- a CDS encoding HEAT repeat domain-containing protein, translating into MARMRLLGAFTASYIFEGGAVWFYLNREAVSWYVYAAIGAHVFSALSFVLFTASKPRALPGIAFYYPRMAALFTVFMPLIGLAGITLTLLMSRVFMKSYGLAEDYKEKAYEGGGVDIDLPSDITEFLYDEIDVHPIADILTGDDMEMKRGAVNLLRRIGSAEAVKLLRKSLSDESAEVRFYAHTALTRLEEDYAEAVDKACFRADKYDSPQSHAELASVYRNYARSGLPEVNMQERSMGLACEHWRKAVEKDQENKDYLMRLAEAYLESRAFSEALHIYRETIKEPVLEMESRLGICRTFFEMGNFVALFEEVEKLRARPELESPDPFKALIYNFWREKVESGTKAQVELEFNEVGNELG; encoded by the coding sequence ATGGCGCGAATGCGCCTGCTGGGGGCTTTTACTGCTTCTTATATATTTGAAGGTGGAGCTGTGTGGTTCTATCTGAATAGGGAAGCTGTCTCGTGGTACGTATACGCTGCAATTGGAGCTCATGTTTTTTCAGCTTTGTCCTTTGTCCTTTTTACAGCCTCAAAGCCACGTGCCTTGCCCGGGATTGCTTTCTACTATCCCCGTATGGCGGCTCTGTTTACCGTTTTTATGCCTTTGATCGGATTAGCTGGGATTACGCTTACGTTGCTTATGTCCCGTGTTTTCATGAAAAGTTACGGGCTTGCTGAGGATTATAAAGAAAAGGCTTATGAGGGTGGAGGCGTTGATATAGACCTTCCATCTGATATTACAGAATTTTTATATGATGAAATTGATGTCCATCCCATTGCGGATATCTTGACCGGGGATGACATGGAGATGAAGCGTGGGGCCGTTAATTTGCTGCGTCGTATCGGTTCTGCCGAGGCGGTAAAGCTCTTGCGCAAAAGTCTTTCCGATGAAAGTGCCGAGGTCCGTTTTTATGCTCACACCGCTTTGACAAGACTTGAAGAGGATTATGCAGAAGCGGTTGATAAGGCCTGTTTCCGTGCTGATAAGTATGATAGTCCGCAGTCTCATGCAGAGCTTGCATCAGTTTATCGTAATTATGCGCGTAGCGGTTTGCCGGAAGTGAATATGCAGGAACGTTCCATGGGACTGGCATGTGAGCATTGGCGTAAGGCAGTTGAAAAGGATCAGGAAAATAAAGATTACTTGATGCGGCTTGCTGAAGCATATCTGGAAAGTAGAGCTTTTAGCGAAGCGCTGCATATTTACCGTGAGACAATTAAAGAGCCTGTACTCGAAATGGAGTCTCGCCTTGGTATTTGCAGGACTTTTTTTGAAATGGGCAACTTCGTTGCATTGTTCGAAGAGGTAGAAAAGTTGCGGGCTCGCCCTGAACTGGAGTCTCCCGATCCCTTTAAAGCTTTGATTTATAATTTTTGGAGGGAGAAGGTTGAGTCAGGGACAAAAGCGCAAGTAGAATTAGAGTTTAATGAGGTGGGCAATGAGCTCGGATAA